The Salarias fasciatus chromosome 16, fSalaFa1.1, whole genome shotgun sequence sequence AGTTGGAACCATGGTACTCATATCAGTCGACCGCTATGTGGCCATTTGTGATCCTTTCCACTACTCCACTAAAGTCACTGTGACAAGAGTTTCCGTCTGTATTTCTCTCTGTTGgtctttctctttcctgttcAACATCCTCCTATTGAAGGATAACTTCAAAAAAGCAGGCAGGTATAACTCCTGCCATGGAGAGTGTGTAGTGGTTGTTAGTTACACCGTCGGAGTTGTGGACTTATTCATGACGTTTGTTTGCCCTTTTACAGTGATCATAGTTATGTATGTGAGAGTGTTTGTGGTGGCTGTGTCTCAGGCCCGGGCCATGCGCTCTCAGATTAAGACATTTCAGGGTGCAGTGACTGTGCGTGCTAAAAGCTCTGAGTTGAAAGCCACTAAGACTCTGGGTGGAGTTGTCCTTGCCTTTCTCTCATGCTGCGCTccattttatatttcatctcTTTTAGGCCAGAGCAGCTCAGCTGGGTTTACATCTATTCCCATAGAATCATGGCTCTTTTGCCTTAACTCCTGTCTGAATCCAATGATTTATGCTTTTTGTTACCCCTGGTTTCTAAAATCTGCCAAGCTCGTTGTCACATGTAAAATACTGAAGTCTGACTCCAGTGACATCAGAATTTTGTAGAGACAATCAGTCCTGCTCACAATTCATGGATATATGGAAGGACAATGCAGGACAATGTGCTTCAGCTGATCCTTTTGCATTTATTGTGATGCTTTTGTTATTGAAGTGATTTTTGGAAATTTTTTGTACAATGTATATAACCGAAATAAACCACTCACTCATTCCGCACCATAGTAATTCTTGTgatgatatttattttttaaatgttgtttattttttcaacaGAAATTCAATTACATTTCatcttgaaagaaagaaaaactttcgcGGAGCAGTGGCTCATTTTAACATGTTACTTGAGCAAAGGGATTTCTGTGTCTACTCTTTTGTATCAGAATGCACACAATAGTGACTTAAAAAACAGTTTCTAACATTTCAatatcataatttttaggtccAAACATGAAATATGAGAAAAGATTTTTGAAgattattcaactttttttttctttctcaagaGGGAGAATCTGAATCAGATATAATTTGTTTCGTAAGATCTTTTGCAAAAGAAGTGACTTCCAGATACATTTGGGCTTTTTTGACAAAATATACATCTTAGAATTTCTTGCAGTGCCTATCCAAGCATGTTTTACAGTGGGACTCAGTTTTTTCATTGTGAGATATGAGTCACATGAGCGGTTTGGTCAGGGGGCAGGAgcgttgccccccccccccccccccccccccccccccccccccccccccctttagaGAATGAGCTATTACTGATCCTCAAGTAAAATATGGTGTGTAATTCATACTGACTGTCATGAATCAAGGAGTAAACATTACTATCTACAGCCACCAGACAGTGCTCTAAGACTGTGACAGCTATATGCTGCTCctgtatttttaaaacatatgaacagaaacatgaacacatAAACAACTGAGAAAGACTGAACCAAGCACCAACCTCCGCTCattagagatgcgcggatggctcatttttccatccgtaaccgcttcttaaaatctccatctgCCCGTTATCCGCCCGCATGGaagattttttatcaattttcaaaaccgaacccgcccgccatccgcagaatagtgttttggctattaaaatgttgcttttttatttgagtgcttcaaccgcaacccgcccgaatgtcattaaaatcttaatttttcgacacgtcatccgccctatccgcggttatccgcgggtgcaaccgcaatccgcgcatctcaaccgctcataaaacatgaagataatgcggaagtgcaaaaatgctgtaattccagagaaattccagcagggggcgatgatttTGGTTTCAAAAACAGCCCGGGTCTCATTGGATCCTATTCAAAAAATGCAGAttgagtgcaaataaacataaagcgcctggtttcagaacatgttctggtctctaaaactagtttctacaaccatGTTGGCTTCATTGGactgattttcatataaatgatctgttgattttatttttcgaGTTAAAGTTTTGAATAAATCGCTCAATCACAGCACATCCTCTGCCCATGTGATGCGATCACGTGACACATTGGACCAATAAAATGTATAACCGGTTTCAAAggttcaatgtggagacgtcctgttGAACTCCCTGAAATCTTCAGAAGGGATTTTCGGAACAGTATGGATGACGTCACGAAAGCTCTATCCATTGTATTTACCATCTGTGaactgaacacaaacaaaatgccCCATACAGAAAAACCTAATTTGTACATTACAAACTGCTGGTAGCAAATTATCAAGGGAAGAAAACAGTaatcaaacaacagaaataaagtttggagTTATTGAAAAACTTGTGAGGGACTGGGAAAGAGCAGAGGTTCTCCTTATCGCAATAAAATAACTGAGAAAGGTAATCATGTTCTAAAAACAAGATGGCCAGAGCTAGAAGAACGGGACCATAGATGGAAGCTTGAAAAATGTGCTGCCTGGATGGGCTTGTCAACAGTGCAGCTGCGTCTCCATGCCCTGGTGGTTACCAAGAAGATGAATGTAAATGATTTAGCAGGTGGGCCTTCTTGCTGTTACCCCTTCATGCAAAGCAACCACCTTTCCATCAGCGAATAGACAGCGTCATATCAGAAACTGCCAACAG is a genomic window containing:
- the LOC115403359 gene encoding trace amine-associated receptor 13c-like, with the translated sequence MGETELCFPQLFNTSCWKPKRPLSEAVLIYSVLSFISLLTASLNLLVIISISHFKQLHTPTNLLLLSLAVSDFFVGLIMPFLIVQTNGCWFLGDLVCVIYTVVNCLIVSASVGTMVLISVDRYVAICDPFHYSTKVTVTRVSVCISLCWSFSFLFNILLLKDNFKKAGRYNSCHGECVVVVSYTVGVVDLFMTFVCPFTVIIVMYVRVFVVAVSQARAMRSQIKTFQGAVTVRAKSSELKATKTLGGVVLAFLSCCAPFYISSLLGQSSSAGFTSIPIESWLFCLNSCLNPMIYAFCYPWFLKSAKLVVTCKILKSDSSDIRIL